A genomic region of Nymphaea colorata isolate Beijing-Zhang1983 chromosome 2, ASM883128v2, whole genome shotgun sequence contains the following coding sequences:
- the LOC116248063 gene encoding ribose-phosphate pyrophosphokinase 1 isoform X1, with protein sequence MASLAPSNSILAGRSRFCDASPIEAASHCPLTSRNSGSARIDIGKSVLRSGGVARYAPMCKLAESLHFNNGTPRVPVFSEQTVPGLFVSRNTEELVPRSDTKLRIFSGTANPLLAQEIACYMGLELGKIKIKRFADGEIYVQLQESVRGCDVFLVQPTCPPANENLMELLIMIDACRRASAKNITAVIPYFGYARADRKTQGRESIAAKLVANLITEAGANRVLACDLHSGQSMGYFDIPVDHVYGQPVILDYLASKAISSSDLVVVSPDVGGVARARAFAKKLSDAPLAIVDKRRHAHNVAEVMNLIGDVRGKVAVMVDDMIDTAGTIAKGAELLHQEGAREVYACSTHAVFSPPAIERLSGGLFQEVVITNTIPVMEKNYFPQLTVLSVANLLGETIWRVHDDCSGGLEPFSSLGID encoded by the exons ATGGCCTCGCTCGCGCCGTCCAACTCGATTCTCGCTGGCCGTTCGCGCTTCTGCGACGCGTCGCCGATTGAGGCGGCGTCTCACTGCCCCCTCACTTCTAGAAATTCTGGCTCGGCCCGTATCGATATCGGGAAGTCGGTTCTGCGCTCCGGGGGAGTGGCTCGGTATGCGCCG ATGTGCAAACTAGCTGAATCACTACACTTCAACAATGGCACACCGAGAGTTCCGGTTTTTAGTGAACAGACCGTACCTGGTCTATTTGTGTCTAGAAATACAGAGGAGCTGGTTCCTAGGAGTGATACAAAGTTGCGCATTTTCTCTGGCACGGCAAACCCATTACTTGCTCAG GAAATTGCTTGCTACATGGGCTTGGAACtcggaaaaataaaaataaagcgATTTGCTGATGGAGAGATTTATGTTCAATTGCAAGAGAGTGTCAGAGGGTGTGATGTGTTCCTTGTCCAACCGACCTGCCCTCCAGCAAATGAGAATCTTATGGAGCTGTTGATTATGATAGATGCATGTCGAAGAGCATCTGCTAAGAACATCACTGCTGTTATTCCATATTTTGGATATGCTAGAGCAGATAGAAAG ACTCAGGGCCGTGAGTCAATTGCTGCCAAGCTTGTCGCCAATTTGATCACAGAGGCTGGTGCAAATCGTGTTCTAGCTTGTGATCTTCATTCTGGTCAGTCAATGGGGTATTTTGATATCCCAGTGGATCACGTGTATGGGCAG CCGGTTATTCTAGATTACTTGGCTAGTAAGGCTATCTCTTCTAGTGACTTGGTGGTTGTCTCACCTGATGTTGGAGGTGTTGCTCGGGCACGTGCTTTTGCTAAAAAACTATCTGATGCTCCTCTAGCCATTGTTGATAAAAGGCGTCATGCTCATAATGTTGCTGAG GTCATGAATTTGATAGGAGATGTTAGGGGAAAGGTAGCTGTTAtggtggatgacatgattgatACTGCAG gGACTATAGCAAAAGGTGCAGAACTTTTGCACCAAGAGGGTGCGAGGGAAGTTTATGCATGCAGCACTCATGCTGTGTTCAG TCCTCCTGCGATTGAGAGATTATCGGGTGGCTTATTTCAAGAAGTGGTCATTACAAACACTATTCCCGTGATGGAGAAAAATTACTTCCCACAGCTGACTGTTCTTTCCGTTGCAAACCTTCTGGGGGAGACCATTTGGCGAGTTCACGATGACTGCTCT GGTGGCCTTGAACCCTTTTCCAGCCTGGGAATTGATTGA
- the LOC116248063 gene encoding ribose-phosphate pyrophosphokinase 1 isoform X2 codes for MHVMCKLAESLHFNNGTPRVPVFSEQTVPGLFVSRNTEELVPRSDTKLRIFSGTANPLLAQEIACYMGLELGKIKIKRFADGEIYVQLQESVRGCDVFLVQPTCPPANENLMELLIMIDACRRASAKNITAVIPYFGYARADRKTQGRESIAAKLVANLITEAGANRVLACDLHSGQSMGYFDIPVDHVYGQPVILDYLASKAISSSDLVVVSPDVGGVARARAFAKKLSDAPLAIVDKRRHAHNVAEVMNLIGDVRGKVAVMVDDMIDTAGTIAKGAELLHQEGAREVYACSTHAVFSPPAIERLSGGLFQEVVITNTIPVMEKNYFPQLTVLSVANLLGETIWRVHDDCSGGLEPFSSLGID; via the exons ATGCACGTA ATGTGCAAACTAGCTGAATCACTACACTTCAACAATGGCACACCGAGAGTTCCGGTTTTTAGTGAACAGACCGTACCTGGTCTATTTGTGTCTAGAAATACAGAGGAGCTGGTTCCTAGGAGTGATACAAAGTTGCGCATTTTCTCTGGCACGGCAAACCCATTACTTGCTCAG GAAATTGCTTGCTACATGGGCTTGGAACtcggaaaaataaaaataaagcgATTTGCTGATGGAGAGATTTATGTTCAATTGCAAGAGAGTGTCAGAGGGTGTGATGTGTTCCTTGTCCAACCGACCTGCCCTCCAGCAAATGAGAATCTTATGGAGCTGTTGATTATGATAGATGCATGTCGAAGAGCATCTGCTAAGAACATCACTGCTGTTATTCCATATTTTGGATATGCTAGAGCAGATAGAAAG ACTCAGGGCCGTGAGTCAATTGCTGCCAAGCTTGTCGCCAATTTGATCACAGAGGCTGGTGCAAATCGTGTTCTAGCTTGTGATCTTCATTCTGGTCAGTCAATGGGGTATTTTGATATCCCAGTGGATCACGTGTATGGGCAG CCGGTTATTCTAGATTACTTGGCTAGTAAGGCTATCTCTTCTAGTGACTTGGTGGTTGTCTCACCTGATGTTGGAGGTGTTGCTCGGGCACGTGCTTTTGCTAAAAAACTATCTGATGCTCCTCTAGCCATTGTTGATAAAAGGCGTCATGCTCATAATGTTGCTGAG GTCATGAATTTGATAGGAGATGTTAGGGGAAAGGTAGCTGTTAtggtggatgacatgattgatACTGCAG gGACTATAGCAAAAGGTGCAGAACTTTTGCACCAAGAGGGTGCGAGGGAAGTTTATGCATGCAGCACTCATGCTGTGTTCAG TCCTCCTGCGATTGAGAGATTATCGGGTGGCTTATTTCAAGAAGTGGTCATTACAAACACTATTCCCGTGATGGAGAAAAATTACTTCCCACAGCTGACTGTTCTTTCCGTTGCAAACCTTCTGGGGGAGACCATTTGGCGAGTTCACGATGACTGCTCT GGTGGCCTTGAACCCTTTTCCAGCCTGGGAATTGATTGA
- the LOC116248231 gene encoding tobamovirus multiplication protein 2B isoform X2 — MASRAGKEESAKSAASEQLRQAIESTSSLLHLMQQSSSSQKRLAKLPRNLLEKASTVKNTGQVLHQMPRIISALDANLENGLHSAPIDISKVKRKELKYKVKLVFCF; from the exons ATGGCGTCGAGGGCGGGGAAGGAAGAGTCGGCGAAATCGGCAGCGTCGGAGCAGCTCCGTCAAGCCATTGAATCCACCTCCAGTCTCCTCCACCTCATGCAGCAGTCCTCCTCCTCTCAG AAACGGTTGGCGAAGCTGCCGAGGAACCTTCTCGAAAAGGCCTCCACGGTTAAGAACACAGGACAG GTTTTGCATCAGATGCCTCGCATAATTTCAGCTTTAGACGCAAATTTGGAGAACGGATTACACAG TGCTCCAATTGATATTTCAAAGGTCAAAAGGAAGGAGCTGAAGTACAAAGTAAAACTTGTGTTCTGCTTTTGA
- the LOC116248231 gene encoding tobamovirus multiplication protein 2B isoform X1, protein MASRAGKEESAKSAASEQLRQAIESTSSLLHLMQQSSSSQKRLAKLPRNLLEKASTVKNTGQVLHQMPRIISALDANLENGLHSAPHLKPVIQLLENMEEICHSSTESQIRISEECSN, encoded by the exons ATGGCGTCGAGGGCGGGGAAGGAAGAGTCGGCGAAATCGGCAGCGTCGGAGCAGCTCCGTCAAGCCATTGAATCCACCTCCAGTCTCCTCCACCTCATGCAGCAGTCCTCCTCCTCTCAG AAACGGTTGGCGAAGCTGCCGAGGAACCTTCTCGAAAAGGCCTCCACGGTTAAGAACACAGGACAG GTTTTGCATCAGATGCCTCGCATAATTTCAGCTTTAGACGCAAATTTGGAGAACGGATTACACAG TGCTCCTCACCTGAAACCTGTTATTCAACTGCTTGAAAACATGGAAGAAATTTGTCATTCGAGCACCGAATCACAGATTCGCATATCCGAGGAG TGCTCCAATTGA